In Geotalea uraniireducens, one genomic interval encodes:
- a CDS encoding cell division protein ZapB, with amino-acid sequence MDGELFAEIERRVDLLLERYLALKGENEQLRNENSRLMEERNLIKGRLDIILDKLERV; translated from the coding sequence ATGGATGGTGAACTTTTCGCCGAAATTGAGCGGCGTGTGGATTTACTTCTTGAGCGCTATCTGGCGTTGAAGGGTGAAAATGAGCAGCTCCGGAATGAAAATTCCCGCCTAATGGAAGAGCGCAATCTGATCAAAGGGCGGCTCGATATCATTCTCGACAAGCTTGAGAGGGTCTGA
- a CDS encoding 5-formyltetrahydrofolate cyclo-ligase, with the protein MAKQLLRKTMLSRRKQHSAGELAEAGDRIQLTLIASPEFRAAQVVALYAPIHGEVATDKVMAAALAAGKTVLFPAVCDDSLRFVAVADHGQLQPGAYGIPEPCPTEGVVPVECADLVVVPGVAFDLGGRRVGYGKGYYDRAVHHLEGQGRLVAFCYDFQLVAEIAGEPHDVAVDRIITETRIIRPLG; encoded by the coding sequence ATGGCAAAGCAGTTGCTCAGAAAGACCATGCTTTCCCGTCGGAAGCAGCATTCGGCCGGGGAGCTTGCCGAGGCGGGGGATCGCATTCAGCTGACGCTCATTGCATCTCCCGAATTCCGGGCGGCGCAGGTGGTTGCCCTCTATGCGCCGATTCATGGAGAAGTGGCTACGGACAAAGTGATGGCTGCGGCACTCGCGGCCGGGAAGACAGTGCTTTTCCCGGCTGTCTGCGATGACAGTCTCCGCTTCGTGGCGGTTGCCGATCATGGTCAACTGCAGCCGGGAGCTTACGGTATCCCGGAGCCTTGCCCGACTGAGGGCGTTGTGCCGGTGGAATGTGCCGATCTCGTCGTGGTGCCGGGCGTGGCGTTTGATCTCGGCGGCCGCCGGGTCGGTTATGGCAAGGGGTATTACGACCGTGCCGTGCATCATCTCGAAGGGCAGGGGAGGCTCGTCGCTTTCTGTTACGATTTTCAGCTTGTGGCGGAAATTGCCGGCGAGCCCCATGATGTGGCTGTAGATCGAATCATCACCGAGACACGGATTATCCGGCCGCTCGGTTAG
- the rny gene encoding ribonuclease Y, with amino-acid sequence MKIELAITFIVVAAAIGFFVGNFLRKRLSDALVSKAEDHASRIVDDAKREAETITKEAALQAKDAEYEAKAEFERETKEKRKDLQALEKRLQQKEENLDKKMNLFDQRDADMAKKEQSLYAREQSLAQKEEKLDGLVAEQREKLETISGMTSSEAKKLLMETMESEAKLDAAKRIKAIEEEARETADKKSKEIMALAIQRYAGEYVAEKTVSVVALPSDEMKGRIIGREGRNIRALEAATGIDLIIDDTPEAVILSGFNPVRREVAKIALEKLISDGRIHPGRIEEVVAKAEEEVEQVIKEAGDQAAFDLGVHGIHPEILKLIGRLKYRTSYSQNVYQHSLEVAFLCGIMAAELGVNVKQAKRAGLLHDLGKAVDHEVEGSHAVIGAELARKYGESPKIVHAIMAHHEDEKPNSVLAVLVQAADALSGARPGARREMMETYVKRLEDLERIASSFGGVSNSFAIQAGREIRVMVASEDVSDERAVVLAKDIAKKIEAEMTYPGQIKVNVIRETRAIEYAR; translated from the coding sequence TTGAAGATAGAACTGGCAATCACCTTTATTGTTGTTGCGGCGGCGATCGGTTTTTTTGTCGGGAATTTTTTGCGGAAGAGGCTTTCCGATGCGCTTGTCAGCAAAGCGGAAGATCATGCCTCCAGAATCGTCGATGATGCAAAGCGTGAAGCGGAAACGATAACAAAGGAAGCGGCCCTGCAGGCGAAGGATGCCGAGTACGAGGCCAAGGCTGAATTCGAGCGGGAAACCAAGGAAAAACGCAAAGACCTCCAGGCGTTGGAGAAGCGGTTGCAACAGAAAGAAGAGAATCTTGACAAAAAGATGAATCTCTTCGACCAGCGTGACGCCGATATGGCGAAAAAAGAGCAATCGCTGTACGCCCGGGAACAATCCCTTGCGCAGAAGGAGGAAAAGCTCGACGGTCTTGTTGCCGAACAGCGGGAAAAGCTGGAGACCATTTCCGGGATGACCTCTTCCGAAGCCAAGAAGCTCCTCATGGAAACCATGGAGAGCGAGGCCAAACTTGATGCCGCCAAGCGGATCAAGGCCATTGAGGAAGAGGCACGGGAAACCGCCGACAAGAAATCGAAGGAAATCATGGCGCTGGCCATCCAGCGGTATGCCGGCGAATATGTGGCGGAGAAGACGGTTTCGGTCGTGGCGCTTCCTTCCGACGAGATGAAAGGTCGGATCATCGGCCGCGAGGGTCGGAATATCCGGGCACTCGAAGCGGCGACCGGCATCGATCTGATCATCGACGATACTCCGGAAGCGGTTATCCTTTCCGGTTTCAATCCGGTCAGACGGGAGGTTGCCAAGATTGCCCTGGAGAAACTCATTTCCGACGGGCGGATCCATCCGGGGCGGATCGAAGAGGTGGTTGCCAAGGCCGAGGAAGAAGTTGAGCAGGTGATCAAGGAGGCCGGCGACCAGGCGGCCTTTGATCTGGGTGTTCACGGTATCCATCCGGAAATCCTCAAGCTGATCGGCCGGCTCAAATACCGGACATCCTACAGTCAGAACGTCTACCAGCATTCCCTTGAAGTCGCCTTCCTTTGCGGTATTATGGCCGCCGAGCTCGGCGTTAACGTCAAGCAGGCGAAGCGGGCCGGACTGCTGCACGATCTCGGCAAGGCTGTTGACCATGAGGTCGAAGGGTCCCACGCGGTGATCGGCGCCGAGCTGGCGCGGAAGTACGGCGAATCGCCCAAGATCGTCCACGCGATCATGGCGCATCACGAAGACGAGAAACCGAACTCGGTGCTGGCGGTGCTGGTCCAGGCGGCGGACGCCCTTTCCGGAGCCCGTCCCGGCGCACGGCGGGAAATGATGGAGACCTACGTCAAGCGGCTTGAAGATCTGGAGCGGATCGCCAGTTCTTTCGGCGGCGTAAGCAATTCGTTTGCCATTCAGGCCGGGCGCGAGATCCGGGTCATGGTTGCCAGCGAGGACGTCTCCGACGAACGGGCAGTGGTACTGGCTAAGGATATTGCGAAAAAGATCGAAGCGGAAATGACCTACCCCGGGCAGATCAAAGTAAACGTCATTCGGGAAACCAGAGCCATCGAGTATGCCCGTTAA
- the smc gene encoding chromosome segregation protein SMC, whose translation MRIKRLDIGGFKSFVDKASLDFQQGITGIVGPNGCGKSNVVDAIRWVMGEQSAKNLRGKSMEDVIFGGSELRKPVGMAEVSMVLSTDDGRVSAKYLGYHEIQVTRRLYRDGESEYFINKTPCRLMDITELFMDTGVGARAYSIIEQGKIGMILHSKPEERRFLIEEAAGVTKFKARKQVALKKIDLTRQNLLRIGDILAEIKRQLNSLQRQAKKAEKFREYREELKELEIRAAVSRFSVLNQAKDELENELRQAVSRETELAAELRQRELQVEERRVTLVEQEKEVTGCQEDLFRQKSDIQGCESRLEFQQKELAALERRQERLTDEHAGLEKQLSEAENEVKRLVEQSGLFAVEAAEEEGTLLDRENELESMAGSEVELAAAVEEMRRELFSLLAEVAQLNNQRGAAVRRLENLAERVERNRREGVLLQEKAVEAQGKIHELESVVARLTGLKAELAERIPLLVRQEQQTRADIAEAEQALVTKRDELSRKSSRLHSLQELEAQFAGYGQGVKALLQAAEFRGRFQGVIADHVETAAEFEAALEAVLADRLQYLIAPEEAAAFAALTYLKNSAGGRCWVLAGDPAAPELLSLPDHLQPLLSCVTIAAGAEGYIRPLLANVALVDDLAEGVALSRRFPYATFVTRDGDLAAGGMIGGGSVEAGGGGLVHKKREIRELVAAVAVVTEVVGDLERQREELRRAAAGIEEELRDQRQELHQTDLQLVNAEKDLAKAREDCQRVDERLALVGLEDDQLREERETLDAEVGEADSRRSVREERKTVLEAELAGLQEQLAGKKKAIAEVREAVTALKVRGAQLREKKDAASRAMARAEASIADLRQRIERHRLEGAECVREHDGLVAARSASEEELRQLLAVHAGAEATYAERKRSFELQAEEVREEEALLKRVRSGCDEAKNAVASCRLKLSELTLELNHLVATLQDKYRLELQSLLPRYADLAYDAEQAEQRQRELARLVEEMGEVNLTAIEEYQELDERFTFLSGQKADLEESLLSLQQAIQRINRTTRKRFLETFKLVNEKFQEVFPRLFCGGRAELKLTNEEDLLETGIDIIVQPPGKKLQNVTLLSGGEKALTAVALIFSIFLIKPSPFCLLDEVDAPLDDANIGRFNDMVREMSEISQFIIITHNKATMAVADTLYGVTMEDPGVSKLVSVRLN comes from the coding sequence ATGCGAATCAAACGTCTCGATATAGGGGGCTTCAAGTCCTTCGTCGATAAAGCGTCCCTCGATTTCCAGCAGGGGATTACCGGTATCGTCGGACCGAACGGTTGCGGCAAGTCGAACGTCGTCGACGCCATCCGTTGGGTGATGGGAGAGCAGTCGGCCAAGAATCTGCGCGGTAAGTCCATGGAGGACGTGATCTTCGGCGGCAGCGAGTTGCGCAAGCCCGTCGGGATGGCGGAAGTCTCCATGGTGTTGTCTACCGACGACGGCCGGGTATCGGCCAAGTACCTCGGCTATCACGAGATCCAGGTCACCCGCCGCCTCTACCGGGATGGTGAAAGCGAGTATTTCATTAACAAAACTCCCTGCCGGCTGATGGATATCACCGAACTGTTCATGGATACCGGGGTCGGCGCTCGGGCCTATTCGATCATCGAGCAGGGCAAAATCGGCATGATTCTCCATTCAAAACCCGAGGAACGCCGGTTTTTGATTGAGGAGGCGGCGGGGGTCACCAAATTTAAAGCCAGGAAACAGGTTGCGCTGAAAAAGATCGATCTGACCCGGCAGAACCTGTTGCGGATCGGTGATATCCTGGCGGAAATCAAGCGTCAGCTCAATTCATTGCAGCGCCAGGCCAAGAAGGCGGAAAAATTTAGAGAATACCGGGAAGAGCTCAAAGAACTCGAAATTCGCGCTGCTGTCAGCCGGTTTTCGGTATTGAACCAGGCCAAAGATGAGCTGGAAAACGAACTGCGGCAGGCCGTTTCCCGGGAGACCGAGCTGGCCGCCGAGCTCCGGCAGCGGGAGCTGCAGGTCGAAGAACGGCGGGTAACGCTGGTCGAGCAAGAGAAAGAGGTCACCGGATGCCAGGAGGACCTCTTCCGGCAGAAAAGCGATATCCAGGGATGTGAGAGCCGGCTCGAATTCCAGCAGAAGGAGCTGGCGGCGCTGGAGCGTCGCCAGGAACGCCTGACCGATGAACATGCAGGGCTGGAAAAACAGCTGTCCGAGGCCGAAAACGAGGTGAAGCGCCTCGTCGAGCAAAGCGGGCTCTTTGCGGTGGAGGCCGCCGAGGAGGAAGGAACTCTTCTCGACCGGGAAAATGAATTGGAATCGATGGCGGGGAGCGAAGTGGAGCTTGCCGCTGCCGTGGAAGAGATGCGTCGCGAGCTGTTTTCGCTGCTGGCCGAGGTCGCCCAGCTGAACAACCAGCGGGGGGCGGCCGTACGCCGGCTGGAGAACCTGGCGGAGCGAGTCGAGCGTAACCGTCGCGAAGGGGTGCTGCTCCAGGAAAAAGCGGTCGAGGCCCAGGGAAAAATTCACGAACTCGAATCGGTTGTCGCGCGATTAACCGGGCTGAAAGCGGAGCTGGCAGAGCGGATTCCGCTGCTGGTTCGTCAAGAGCAGCAAACCCGGGCCGACATTGCCGAAGCTGAACAAGCGCTGGTCACGAAGCGGGACGAATTGAGCAGGAAGTCGTCCCGTCTCCACTCCCTGCAGGAACTCGAAGCCCAGTTTGCCGGCTATGGCCAGGGGGTGAAAGCACTCTTGCAGGCAGCGGAGTTTCGCGGCCGGTTCCAGGGGGTCATCGCCGACCATGTCGAAACGGCCGCTGAATTCGAAGCTGCCCTCGAAGCGGTCCTCGCCGATCGTCTCCAGTATCTGATTGCTCCGGAGGAGGCCGCTGCATTTGCGGCGCTGACATACCTGAAAAATTCTGCCGGCGGCCGCTGCTGGGTTCTTGCTGGCGATCCCGCCGCGCCGGAACTCCTCTCCTTGCCCGATCATCTTCAGCCGCTGCTCTCCTGTGTGACCATTGCCGCCGGGGCCGAAGGCTATATTCGCCCGCTGTTGGCCAATGTCGCGCTGGTCGACGACCTCGCCGAAGGAGTCGCCCTCTCCCGGCGGTTTCCCTATGCCACCTTCGTTACTCGGGACGGGGACTTGGCAGCCGGCGGGATGATCGGCGGCGGTTCGGTCGAGGCGGGCGGCGGCGGGCTGGTGCATAAGAAACGCGAGATTCGTGAGCTGGTTGCCGCAGTTGCGGTTGTGACCGAGGTCGTTGGCGACCTTGAGCGACAGCGCGAAGAACTGCGGCGCGCCGCTGCCGGCATCGAGGAAGAATTGCGCGACCAGCGTCAGGAGCTTCACCAGACGGATCTTCAGCTGGTCAATGCCGAAAAAGATCTGGCCAAGGCGCGGGAGGATTGTCAGCGGGTTGACGAGCGGCTTGCCTTGGTCGGTCTGGAAGACGACCAGCTTCGCGAGGAGCGGGAAACGCTCGACGCGGAGGTTGGCGAGGCCGATAGCCGCCGGAGTGTCAGGGAAGAGCGAAAGACCGTTCTCGAAGCCGAACTTGCTGGCCTTCAGGAACAATTGGCCGGAAAAAAGAAGGCGATTGCGGAAGTGCGCGAGGCGGTGACTGCTCTGAAGGTGCGAGGAGCCCAACTACGGGAGAAAAAGGATGCCGCCAGTCGGGCAATGGCCCGGGCCGAGGCGTCGATCGCCGACCTGCGGCAACGGATCGAACGGCATCGGCTGGAGGGTGCCGAATGTGTCCGGGAGCACGACGGACTGGTTGCCGCCCGGTCGGCAAGCGAAGAGGAGCTGCGGCAGCTGCTGGCCGTCCATGCCGGCGCCGAGGCGACATATGCCGAGCGCAAGCGGAGCTTTGAACTCCAGGCCGAGGAAGTGCGCGAAGAAGAGGCATTGCTCAAAAGGGTGCGCAGCGGGTGCGACGAGGCAAAGAATGCCGTTGCTTCCTGTCGGCTCAAACTGTCTGAGCTGACTCTCGAATTGAACCACCTGGTCGCCACGCTGCAGGACAAATATCGTCTTGAACTGCAATCCCTGCTGCCGCGTTATGCGGACCTTGCCTATGACGCGGAGCAGGCGGAACAACGGCAGCGGGAACTGGCCAGGCTCGTCGAAGAGATGGGGGAAGTGAACCTGACCGCCATCGAGGAGTATCAGGAACTCGATGAGCGCTTCACCTTCCTGTCGGGACAGAAGGCCGACCTGGAAGAGTCGCTGCTATCGCTGCAGCAAGCGATTCAACGCATCAACCGGACGACGCGCAAGCGGTTCCTGGAAACCTTCAAGCTGGTCAACGAGAAATTCCAGGAAGTATTCCCCCGGCTCTTTTGCGGTGGTCGGGCCGAGCTGAAGCTGACCAACGAAGAAGACCTCCTGGAGACGGGGATCGATATCATCGTCCAGCCGCCAGGGAAAAAATTGCAGAACGTCACGCTGCTTTCCGGCGGGGAAAAGGCCTTGACTGCCGTTGCCCTGATTTTTTCCATCTTCCTGATCAAACCGTCGCCGTTCTGCCTGCTCGACGAAGTCGATGCCCCGCTCGACGATGCCAATATCGGCCGTTTCAACGATATGGTCCGGGAGATGAGTGAAATTTCCCAGTTCATCATCATTACCCATAACAAGGCGACGATGGCGGTTGCCGACACTCTTTACGGCGTGACCATGGAGGACCCCGGAGTGTCGAAGCTTGTTTCCGTCCGGCTGAACTGA
- the ftsY gene encoding signal recognition particle-docking protein FtsY encodes MADEKTGFFRGLWGKIAGQEQETAGEPAESLPESEDRERRPGFFERLRQGLAKTRDSFVGKIDRLVLGKKEIDADTLEELEEILISADIGVNTTVELIRMLEQRLSRNELQDGEALKAALKEEIYARLSRDARPLDITTASPFVIMVIGVNGVGKTTTIGKLAARYSAEGKKVVLAAGDTFRAAAAEQLQIWGERAGVDVVRHREGADPSAVVFDSIKAAQARNADVLIVDTAGRLHTKVNLMEELKKVKRIIGRELPGAPHETLLVLDAATGQNAVSQAKLFKETAEVTGIALTKLDGTARGGIVVAICNEFRIPIRYIGVGEGVDDLRDFDPEQFVEALFY; translated from the coding sequence ATGGCTGACGAGAAAACAGGATTTTTCAGAGGATTATGGGGGAAAATTGCCGGCCAGGAGCAAGAGACGGCTGGCGAGCCCGCTGAAAGTCTACCGGAAAGCGAGGACCGTGAGCGACGTCCCGGGTTCTTCGAACGGCTCAGGCAAGGTCTTGCCAAAACCCGTGATTCATTCGTGGGGAAAATTGACCGGCTGGTTCTCGGCAAGAAAGAGATCGATGCCGATACCCTGGAAGAGTTGGAAGAAATCCTCATTTCCGCCGACATCGGGGTCAACACGACGGTTGAATTGATCCGGATGCTCGAACAGCGGTTGTCCCGTAACGAATTGCAGGACGGCGAGGCGCTGAAAGCCGCGTTGAAGGAGGAAATCTATGCCCGGCTGAGTCGCGACGCCCGGCCGCTCGATATCACTACTGCTTCCCCCTTCGTGATCATGGTCATCGGCGTGAATGGCGTCGGCAAGACGACGACCATCGGCAAGCTTGCCGCCCGATACTCGGCCGAGGGGAAAAAAGTCGTCCTTGCCGCCGGCGACACCTTCCGGGCCGCCGCCGCCGAGCAGCTGCAAATCTGGGGGGAGCGGGCCGGTGTCGACGTCGTTCGCCACCGGGAAGGCGCCGACCCCTCGGCAGTGGTTTTCGACAGCATCAAGGCCGCACAGGCGCGCAACGCAGACGTGCTGATCGTCGATACGGCGGGTCGGCTCCATACGAAGGTGAACCTGATGGAGGAATTAAAGAAGGTCAAACGGATCATTGGCCGGGAGTTGCCCGGTGCGCCCCATGAAACGCTGCTGGTGCTCGATGCGGCGACCGGACAGAATGCGGTGTCACAGGCCAAGCTTTTCAAGGAAACCGCGGAAGTTACCGGTATTGCATTGACCAAACTCGACGGGACGGCCAGGGGAGGAATCGTTGTTGCAATCTGTAACGAGTTCCGGATCCCCATCCGCTATATCGGGGTCGGAGAGGGGGTCGACGACCTTCGCGACTTCGATCCGGAGCAGTTCGTCGAAGCGCTTTTCTATTAA
- the tyrS gene encoding tyrosine--tRNA ligase, translated as MSVAEQMAIIKRGAVEILLENELEQKLEKSLKTGVPLKIKAGFDPTAPDLHLGHTVLLHKLRQFQQLGHQVYFLIGDFTGMIGDPTGKSETRKALTREDVLANAETYKEQVFKILDPDNTRVVFNSDWLAKLNASDMITLAAKYTVARMLERDDFGKRFANQLPISIHEFLYPLIQGYDSVALTADVELGGTDQKFNLLVGRELQREWGQAPQTVITMPLLEGLDGVNKMSKSLGNYIGINEPAEEMFGKVMSISDELMLRYYELLSDMSIADLERLKAGLKAGELHPMEVKKQLGREIVARYHGQSAAQTAEEAFVRRFRDNQIPEDMPVVTLAATAGATQLFRVLAEAALVKSNSEGRRAIQQGGVKVNGEKVADDALEIPCRGEYVVQVGKRRFARIIFG; from the coding sequence ATGTCAGTTGCGGAGCAGATGGCAATCATCAAGAGGGGGGCGGTTGAAATCCTTCTTGAAAACGAGTTGGAACAGAAGCTTGAAAAATCGCTTAAAACCGGTGTGCCGCTCAAAATCAAGGCAGGCTTCGATCCGACTGCGCCGGACCTTCATCTCGGCCATACGGTGCTCCTCCACAAGCTCCGCCAGTTTCAGCAGCTCGGCCACCAGGTATACTTTCTGATCGGTGACTTTACCGGCATGATCGGCGACCCGACCGGCAAATCGGAAACACGCAAGGCGCTTACCCGTGAGGACGTGTTGGCAAATGCCGAAACTTACAAAGAACAAGTTTTCAAGATTCTCGACCCGGACAATACTAGGGTCGTGTTCAATTCGGACTGGCTGGCCAAGCTGAACGCCTCCGACATGATTACCCTGGCGGCAAAATACACCGTTGCCCGCATGCTCGAACGGGATGACTTCGGCAAGCGTTTTGCGAATCAGCTGCCGATCAGTATTCACGAATTCCTCTACCCGCTCATCCAGGGGTATGATTCCGTAGCCCTCACGGCCGATGTCGAGCTTGGCGGTACCGACCAGAAATTCAATCTGCTTGTCGGCCGCGAACTGCAGCGCGAATGGGGACAGGCGCCGCAAACAGTTATTACGATGCCGCTGCTCGAGGGGCTGGACGGTGTCAACAAGATGAGCAAGTCGTTGGGGAACTACATCGGGATCAATGAGCCGGCCGAGGAGATGTTTGGCAAGGTGATGTCAATCTCCGACGAGTTGATGCTTCGTTACTATGAGTTGCTCAGTGATATGTCCATCGCCGACCTGGAGCGCCTCAAGGCCGGTCTCAAGGCGGGTGAGCTCCATCCGATGGAGGTCAAAAAGCAGCTGGGACGTGAAATCGTTGCCCGGTATCATGGCCAGTCGGCAGCGCAAACAGCCGAGGAGGCCTTTGTCCGGCGGTTCCGCGATAATCAGATCCCTGAAGATATGCCAGTCGTCACCCTGGCGGCGACAGCCGGCGCCACCCAGCTGTTCCGTGTTTTGGCCGAAGCAGCGCTGGTGAAGTCCAACAGTGAGGGGCGCCGGGCAATCCAGCAGGGAGGGGTGAAGGTCAACGGCGAAAAGGTGGCTGACGATGCGCTGGAGATCCCTTGCCGTGGCGAGTATGTAGTACAGGTCGGCAAGCGCCGCTTCGCCCGAATCATCTTTGGCTAA
- a CDS encoding roadblock/LC7 domain-containing protein — MPFKTILTDLVHTVPGASGAILADWEGEAVDQFARFDTFELKIIGAHKAIILSRLQEVQDRFAGGFVREAVITTSALTAIVGAVGKDYSLVMTLERAAIPGRALYHFRRAVALLAKEIY, encoded by the coding sequence GTGCCCTTCAAGACTATCCTAACCGATCTCGTTCACACCGTCCCGGGAGCCAGTGGTGCCATTCTGGCTGATTGGGAGGGGGAAGCAGTTGATCAGTTCGCACGATTCGACACGTTCGAGCTGAAAATTATCGGCGCCCACAAGGCGATAATCCTCAGTCGCCTGCAGGAAGTCCAGGACCGGTTTGCCGGCGGGTTCGTCCGTGAAGCGGTGATTACTACCTCGGCGCTGACGGCAATCGTCGGCGCCGTCGGGAAAGACTATTCACTGGTCATGACCCTTGAACGGGCGGCAATTCCCGGCAGGGCCCTCTACCATTTTCGCCGGGCAGTGGCGCTGCTGGCCAAGGAGATATATTGA
- a CDS encoding TIGR00282 family metallophosphoesterase encodes MPVKLLFIGDIIGSPGRQAVGRELHRLVDRYQLDLVIANGENSAGGFGVTEETAKELFGLGVNVLTSGNHIWDKKESVPYIRREERLIRPANYPPETAGRGSVVVRTAGGVKVGVLNLEGRVFMNNLDCPFRCADYEVDRLRQETNIILVDFHAEATSEKIALGWYLDGKVSAVIGTHTHVQTADERIFPGGTAYLTDAGMTGSFDSVIGIKKELAMEKFLTQIPVRFEVAKKDVRLNGVVVEVDETTGKALAIERVSISC; translated from the coding sequence ATGCCCGTTAAGCTGCTCTTTATCGGCGATATCATTGGTAGCCCTGGCCGGCAGGCTGTCGGACGTGAACTCCATCGGTTGGTCGACCGTTATCAGCTCGACCTGGTGATTGCCAACGGAGAAAATTCGGCCGGCGGGTTCGGTGTCACCGAAGAGACCGCCAAAGAGCTTTTTGGCTTGGGGGTCAACGTCTTGACCAGCGGCAACCATATCTGGGACAAGAAGGAGTCGGTTCCTTACATCCGTCGTGAAGAGCGGCTGATCAGACCGGCCAATTATCCCCCAGAGACGGCCGGCCGGGGGAGTGTCGTCGTCCGGACGGCCGGCGGGGTCAAGGTCGGGGTCCTGAACCTGGAGGGGCGGGTGTTCATGAATAACCTCGACTGCCCTTTTCGTTGTGCCGATTATGAGGTCGACCGCCTCAGGCAGGAAACGAACATAATTCTGGTGGATTTCCATGCCGAGGCGACCTCGGAGAAGATCGCCCTCGGTTGGTACCTGGACGGTAAGGTGAGCGCTGTTATCGGTACTCATACCCATGTACAGACCGCCGATGAGCGGATTTTTCCCGGCGGCACGGCGTATCTCACCGACGCAGGAATGACCGGCAGTTTCGATTCGGTCATCGGGATCAAAAAAGAGCTGGCGATGGAGAAGTTTCTTACCCAGATTCCTGTCCGCTTTGAGGTAGCCAAGAAAGATGTTCGGTTGAACGGCGTCGTTGTTGAAGTCGACGAAACGACCGGCAAGGCGCTGGCGATCGAGCGGGTATCAATTTCGTGTTGA
- a CDS encoding cell division protein ZapA — MKHSHRIKVLGKEITVRSEADPEHVQEVERFVNRKIAEAQAAVPVGDPQVPVILALMNMAESCLALQKERQGAASQLDEVATRRLLQRLDDVLRR, encoded by the coding sequence GTGAAGCACTCTCACCGGATCAAGGTGTTGGGCAAGGAAATCACGGTTCGAAGTGAGGCCGATCCGGAGCATGTGCAGGAAGTTGAACGGTTCGTCAATCGGAAAATAGCCGAAGCTCAGGCTGCAGTGCCGGTTGGCGATCCCCAGGTGCCGGTTATCCTGGCGCTGATGAATATGGCGGAATCCTGTCTCGCCCTGCAAAAGGAGCGGCAGGGTGCCGCTTCGCAGCTCGACGAAGTTGCAACGCGCCGATTGCTGCAGCGGCTCGATGACGTTTTACGGCGATAG